The genomic interval TCTTTACAAACACTGACTCAGATGATCTAAGATAGAGTAAGTGGACGGTCAGCTGCTCGCTGGGCCTCGTCACAACGCCACAGTCCGTCCAACATCAACAAGTGGAGGAAATAACTCTCACACACTCCTGAGTGTGACAGTGTGTGTGCCCAGCAGAGAACCTGATTGAAAGCAGTCCCTGCACTGCTGCTGGCAGCTCACATGCTcagatacacacaaacacacacacacacctgtccaCATCAGCTCTGGCACAAGTGTGCGACTACGTGCAAATGACGAGCGTTCGTCGGCACATGCAGCAGacgcaaacagacttttactcAAATATTTACACAGACTTCAGAACCTCGTGATTCTTTCAAACACTGCTGGCGTTAAGATGTCAATCCGTCTCGCTTCACGTTGGCTGAAGCCGAATGTGTCCGTCTTATCTTTGCTCTGTTTGTCTTCTTGGATTGATTCGTGTCTCTGTGAGCTTATCTCCATGCGTTTGAGTCCTGTATCTCACCGCACTCCTGCGTCCCTCTCTTATCTCCCCAGTGAACCATGGGAAGCTCCCGAGGCAGGAGGACTCGTATGCGTTCGAGGAGGACAGCGGCAGCGAGAGTCTGTCTCCGGATCGCAGTGAAGAGTCGCTCACAGAGAACAAGAGCAGCGGCTCGACCTCTCCGACCCTCACCGGCACTGATCACGTGAGTCGCTGCTGCTCGACAACCACCGCAAACCAACGAGCTGTGATGCTTATCATCATATCACATGTAGTCTGATTCATTAAATGTAAAGTTCCAGGACTCAATGCACAGATGTGTGACTCCTGCAGGTTTAGGTCAGTCTGCCCCCTGTGGCGGCTCAGGGAACTGCAGTGCTCTGCTCAGGCTCTGAGGCGTCGTCTGACAGCTCTTTGACTCTTGGCCCGGCTCAGCTCAGCGTGTTTCTGACGCAGTCAGGAGTGTATTGTGCTGTACAGCATTGCTGCAGGCATGAGAATGATTGCCCATTCTCTGGCAACAGGCATAATAAACCATTGGCTGTAGCTGTCAGGAGGCCTGGCATCAGATCTTCATGACCTGAGATCACGTGGAGTGAAAGCGTGTGCAGAATATTTAGTTTAGCTTGTGGCTTGTGAAAGCTGTAAATTATGTACGTGTTTAATAATAATCGCCGCATGTGTGGCactttttaaatgcaaagtACTTGGGAAATATATAAATCTTATAAACAATGTCACCTGCGTACCAACTTATGGAAACTCAAAGGTTTGGCCTTTGCAGAaatgtttaacagaagaaattaTTCATGTGTAATTCTAATTCTGTTcatttaaccctataaagcctgctgtatcatatttgatacagtCTCTATATCTACTTCAgtcgtctgattgatagtttagacatttttatcaagtaaaaaTTGTCCTTCATCTCGTGCTTCACGTGTCTTTCTGCTGTGAAATCTGCACtgatttttatcaagtaaacgTAAGAATAACTATATTATATGATAGTAATATTTCAACTGGACTGAAGCAGCTTTAGTTACTTGATTATCAATACATCATTTTATAGAAAATCATGAgcatcaaatatgatcatcatcttttgaggaaggtttatttgttcatctctcagtCATCATtgatatatgttttaaaactacagagatttgatcataaaactgagcatttaaatatcatctcactaagacattattggcagatattgatatttatatgcattttatgtcagTATCTGCTGTacttttataaagatctcattgatttacatccATATTAATATCAACATCTGCagcaaattgcatatttttgctcagtttgagtCTCTGAAAGAAACTGAGCTCCATTTTCTCACTATATCAGattatatgagccataaaagcctgatgtatcaaatatgatactcaacaaaaaacaaaaaaaggttcaaaaatCTGttccatttaaaacattttctgactagtattattatttcatatgtcaggctttataTAGTCAGTAACAGTCAGTCATTACTCATCATTTAACAGTAGAATGATCTGTTATTAAGGGCTCTCAGAGTAAAGACGGCGGCGCTCCAAACCAAGAGGAGAACATGACAAACGGCCAGGAAACTCCACCGATTCCAGTTCCTGCCTTAGTGAAGGTACGACTAAACAACCATTAACATCActgaacacaaatgatgttACTGTAATCTGAAGCGCTCACTCTGAAATCAGCTCATTACATGAAGTGACTCCATTCCTCTGTTCATTTACTGTGCAAAGCAGTCCAAAGTGTCTGAGAAGAACCGCCACAAGAAACCCAAAGATATCAAGCCGAAAGTGAAGAAGCTGAAGTACCACCAGTACATCCCGCCGGACCAGAAGGCCGAGCGATCTCCTCCGCCGCAGATGGACTCTGCGTATGCGCGTCTGCTGCAGCAACAGCAGCTCTTCCTGCAGCTGCAGATCCTCAGCCAGCAGAAGCACCAGCAGCACTCGCATGTGCAGACGCAGCCGCAGACGCAGCCGAGCTTCAGCTACCAGACGCTCAACCAGCACAAGTGAGTCCGGCGCTCGGAACAAGCGTTCAGAAGGGATGCTTAAATATAGTGGTCAGAAGCACAAATATCAGTTGTTTCCAGTCTTCTCactgatggtgtgtgtgtgtgtgtgtgtgtgtgtgtgtgtgtgtgtgtcccagGCCGTCCGGTGAGCAGACAGCATCATGCAGCAGCAGCTCGTCATCTCCAGTGAAGAGCAGCTACTGCAGCCCGTCCTCCATCAGCCCCGTCCGACCCGCTCCGCTGCCCGCCAACCTGGACGACCTGAAGGTACCGCTGCTCTCTTACATATACACTAAaatatgctgggttaaaaacaacccaagttgggttgaaaatggacaaacccagtgattgggttaaatgtttgtccaacctgctggatagttttatttaactcaactattgtttaaaaaatactgtatttcttgcttaaaatgaacccaaaataggttggaaattaacatttatcaataagtttaatgaataataattaaacaataaacatttattaaattgcttataataaattgataataaaacattaataaatgttcaccttttgattattattattgtgtcctctagtaattatgtgtctgatttttaatttccaacctattttgggttcattttaagcaagaaatgcattaatttttaaacaatagttgagttaaataaaactgtccagcaaaaacatttaacccaatcgctgggtttgtccattttcaacccaacttgtgttgtttttaacccaacattcaGTGTATGAACAAACCTTCAGAACatagatatgaataaaactgttcagtttggtgtgtgtgaagctgctgaagtggagatttctgaatTTAAAGATCTACAGACACTAATAGATCAAGTGCaataaaagaaacacaaatgtgcattttggatgttttctttacactagtctgaaagaagaagcAAAATAGAGCTCAAAACTGAGCAGTGCATGAAAAAACCCactgtaaataaatgaaatgatcaatAAGTCATGACAACGTCTGTTTTTCCATTACTTTACCTCATCTTGTCTAGTTGAATCTCatataaaagttgaaattatgttaATAACAAGTTGAAATgacttttaatttgattatactTAATTTAAGCAACtgaacttgattttttttacgTTGAAGTAAGAGAAAATTTTACAGTAATCAAatcaattcatctttatttctacagcgctttatacagtacagatcgtttcaaagcagcttcacagtaataaacaggaaaacaaCAATTAATGATGCAAAAATTCAGATTCCAAGCTCttaaaagacaatagtgtcattattcagatcagttcagttcaataattgTGTCAATGCTGCAAAATTGATTAATCATGAATtgttcaagttttgttctcatccagtagtgtcagtgcagtcagtTCGATTATATTACgactgaatattaagtgtcttttagTAAGTAATTCGTGTTTTCTGTGCTCACAGGTGTCTGAGCTGCGGCAGCAACTGCGGATCCGCGGCCTGCCCGTGTCGGGCACCAAGACGGCGCTCATCGAACGACTGCGGCCCTTTAAAGACTCCAGCTGCGCTTCTCCGTCCGGCTCTGGAGACGTCAGCACCGCCACATTCCCCGTGACGCCCACCGGGTCGCTGTCGTCCTATCAGTCCCCGGCGTCTCACGGGGCCGGCTTCTACCCCTTCTGCAGCAGCGGCTCCACGCCACCCATCTCGCCGGCCTCGTCCGACCTCTCCGTCAGCGGCTCGCTGCCCGACAGCTTCAGCGACGTCACCATGTCCTCGCCACAGTTCGGCCTGCAGCCCTCGCCGGACGACGGTCTGGGACTGGACGCGGAGAAGGACAAGATGCTGGTGGAGAAGCAGAAGGTGATCGAGGAGCTGACGTGGAAGCTGCACCAGGAGCAGAGGCAGGTGGAGGAGCTGCGCATGCAGCTGCACAAGAGGAAGCGCGACTGTCCCGCTCCGCCGCAGCACATGATGCACCTTCAGCCTCCGGCCCAGATGCAGCAGTTCTACGGCGTGTCGGTCAAGCAAGAGCACGTGGCCTCCAGCTGCCCGCTGTCTTCCAAGCAGATGAAAGGCGGCTGCGTGGGTCACTGCGAGCTGCAGCCTGCGCCGCACTGCCTCGAGCTGCCGCCGTCTGCGAGTCCCGTCGGCCTGTCCGCCTTCCTCAGCCCTCAGTGTTCTCCTCAAGACTCGCCCGTCACCAAACCCTCCGGCAGCCCTCAGCCCTCGTCGCCCGTCCAGCCGTACCTGCTGAGAGACGGCTGCGCACACAGACCCGCACGCAACATGCAGGTGCAGCTGAACCTCATACATGATCATGTGACTTCAGTACAGCATGTTTCAcatttacaaatgtataaacactgcaaaaatgattCTCTTTCAGAAGACGTGtgtaatagtgaatacatgaaAAGAAAAGTTAAAAGAGTTACGCTCCGATCACGGACACATATTTGTGATTGACTGCTGAAATATCTCTGTCACAGTTACAGCAGAAGAGCGTGGGACAGTCGGTCAGCTGCTCGTATCCGTCTGACCAGAGGAGCCTGCAGCCGCTCTACACCAGTCCATCAGAGAACAGCCTGAACCCCAGAGGATCGTCCAAGACCAAGAGCGCCAGCATGCAGCAGAAAGTATGTCTAATTCAACTGCTAATTCATCTCACTCACAAAAAGTCACATGCCAAAGCATCACATATTCTGTTCTGCACCTCCTGCAACAGTAAGTCTCGATCACACTGGGCTTCTGTTAGAAGATGCTTTTGTTACACATCTTTGAATTGGTCAAGATTCTCACACAAACTGATGTTAAATTTATTGATTGTCATTGGGTCAGAGTTTACACCATCCTCCTGAGGAAGATCATATGCTAGATTTCCTAAACAAGCTTCGATGccgctgcacacacacacacacacacacacacatcagagagCGTGTTCTTCTGTCTCGTGTCCCTCTCGCTCCTGTGTAACGTTTGGCCCTGTCTCCTCATATAGGAGGCTCTATCTCACTCTCCCCGGCACCTCGAGCCCAAGTCTCCCACATCCAGCACTGTCTTCTGTAGTTCAGGTTCTCCTGCATCCGTCAGTAAACGGCCCCCGTGTTATGAGGATGCTGTGAAACAGGTAAAGCGGCCCCGGATCAGCTGGGTTTCTGGCTTCTGTCTCGCTGCTGTCCTCTCGCACCGCTCTCACGCTGCCATCAAGAGCTTCTGCTGCGTCTCTAGAGCTGTTCTCTGACGCGTTACAGTCCTGCACTCTGTGCTGCCCGAATCATTTTCTCTTTGATTAAACTACTTACCTGAAGTCCCTGTGAAACATAAAGTTAGTGTTTCAATATTTCAGTGACACATCTGCATGTTCACGGTTCTCTGATGtgggttaatggtcacatgacatgcaagtaaATAGATAAAATATTGAATCTTTTATTAGTTAGTGTTTGTCTGTAGCTGGATTTTAAAGTGGACTCAAACCTCTTTttttagttacatttacattcacacTAGTGTTTTTGGAACACAGTCAAATTAATAatcatgttattattattatagttttaaatgtaatctttaatctaatgtttaaataaattactgCTGTAAATTacaattgtactgtaaaataaaaatgaataattgataataattataataataattttattttacactacaAGTTACAGTACTAATATTTATGCCTTTAATTTTTCGCTTACAAACATTCAAACCCTGAGCTTTTAACCTTTCAAAtcagagcttttattttggaggAATATTGGTGAAATGCTGTAAACTTCTGCCCACAAAATAAAGTGAACCTAGCGAACGCTGCTTTCCCAAATGTGCGATAAACACGTGGAGATGGAGTTCTCAGCGTTTACTGAGGGGTGAAGCTCTGAGACGCTGAAAACGGCGGAGCTTGAACTCAGTGCTGCGCTTCACTCTGTGTTTGAGAAACTCTGCTGTAGTTTATAGTGATTTCTGCCCTAAACATCCGCCAACAAGACTGAGCGTAACAACaacacttccattcaaaaatcTGCCTGTTTTCTGGTCATATatttaatgttctcaaaaccgtatggaagcttgtttccgccacagaataaaaaaaaaattaaaatgttattgcgactttttatctcgcagttctgacttaatttctcataattctgactatattttgcacaattctgactttatttctcataattctgactttattttgcacaattctgacgttatttctcgcaattctgactttatttcttgcaattctgactttcttttaattctgactttatttctcacaattcggagtttataactcacaattctgacttttttctcgcaattctgactttatttcttgtaattctgactttatttcttgtaattctgactttatttctcgcaattctgacttaatttctcgcaattctgactttatttcttgtaattctgactttatttcttgtaattttgaccttatctcgcaattctgactttatttcttgtaattctgactttatttcttgtaattctgaATTTTGGTCTCACAATTcggagtttataactcacaattttgactttatttcacatAATTCCGACTTCATTTCTGgtaattctgagtttatttatcctaattctgactttattttgtgcaattctgagtttatttcttgtaattctgactttatttcttgtatttctgactttatttcttgtaattatgactttatttcttgtaattttgactttatttcttgtatttctgactttatttcttgtaattctgactttcttttaattctgacttttttctcacaattctgactttatttctcgtaattctgacttcatttcttgtaattctgaccttatctctcacaattctgactttatttcttgtaattctgactttatttctcgcaattctgactttatttctcgtaattctgagtttattgcttgtaattctgactttatttcttgtaattttgactttatttcttgtatttctgactttatttcttgtaattatgactttcttgcaattctgactttcttttaattctgactttttttctcacaattctgactttatttctcttaattctgactttatttcttgtaattctgaccttatctctcacaattctgactttatttcttgtaattcaGAATTTtggtctcacaattctgagtttataactcacaattttgactttatttcacataattccgactttatttctggtaattctgagtttatttctcctaattctgactttattttgtgcaattctgacttaatttctcgcaattctgactttatttctcgcaattctgactttatttcttgtaattctaactttatttcttgtaattctgaATTTTGGTCTCACAATTcggagtttataactcacaattttgactttatttcacatAATTCCGACTTCATTTCTGgtaattctgagtttatttatcctaattctgactttattttgtgcaattctgagtttatttcttgtaattctgactttatttcttgtatttctgactttatttcttgtaattatgactttatttcttgtaattttgactttatttcttgtatttctgactttatttcttgtaattctgactttcttttaattctgacttttttctcacaattctgactttatttctcgtaattctgacttcatttcttgtaattctgaccttatctctcacaattctgactttatttcttgtaattctgactttatttctcgcaattctgactttatttctcgtaattctgagtttattgcttgtaattctgactttatttcttgtaattttgactttatttcttgtatttctgactttatttcttgtaattatgactttcttgcaattctgactttcttttaattctgactttttttctcacaattctgactttatttctcgtaattctgactttatttcttgtaattctgaccttatctctcacaattctgactttatttcttgtaattcaGAATTTtggtctcacaattctgagtttataactcacaattttgactttatttcacataattccgactttatttctggtaattctgagtttatttctcctaattctgactttattttgtgcaattctgacttaatttctcgcaattctgactttatttctcgtaattctgactttatttcttgtaattctgaccttatctctcgcaattctgacttaatttctcgtaattctgactttatttctcgcaattctgactttatttctctcaattctgactttattgctcataattctgactttatttcttgtaattctgactttatttcttgtaattctgaattttggtctcacaattctgagtttataactcacaattttgactttatttcacataattccgactttatttctggtaattctgagtttatttctcctaattctgactttattttgtgcaattctgactttatttctcgtaattctgagtttatttcttgtaattctgactttatttcttgtaattttgactttatttcttgtatttctgactttatttcttgtaattatgactttcttgcaattctgactttcttttaattctgactttatttctcacaattctgactttatttctcgtaattctgacttcatttcttgtaattctgaccttatctctcgcaattctgactttatttctcgtaattctgactttatttctcgtaattctgactttatttcttgtaattctgaccttatctctcgcaattctgacttaatttctcgtaattctgactttatttctcgtaattctgactttattcttgtaattctgaccttatctctcgcaattctgacttaatttctcgcaattctgactttatttctctcaattctgactttattgctcataattctgactttatttcttgtaattctgactttttcttgtaattctgactttatttctctcaattctgactttattgctcataattctgactttatttcctgtaattctgactttatttctctcaattctgactttattgcttataattctgactttcttttaattctgactttatttctcacaattctgactttatttctcataattctgactttatttcttgcaattctgactttatttctcgtaattctgactttataactcacaattctgactttttttgtcttgcaattctgactttatttctcacactTCCAAGTTTAGATAAAAACTTGTGAggggaaacaagcttctataaaGCAGGCACTGAACGTTTGACAGATCTGTTGAAAGCGTGGAACACTAACCCGACCGGATCGCTCTGTGTTGTTTTTGCAGCAGATGGTGCGCAGCCAGCAGATGGATGAGCTTCTGGACGTCCTCATCGAGAGCGGAGGTGAGTCTCTCATACAAGTGCAGTGCCTGAGATATTTTTCATCCCGTCATTTCCACACTCAAATATGTCATTTGAAACTCTCATGAGGCCCGCCGACGCTATTTGTGACTGGTGTTAAGTCGCTGTTTGTGCTGTGATGTCCTCCtccttctttttaaagaaatgccaGCTAACGCCAAAGAAGAGAGGCCTCCTGTAACCAAAGTTGTGCCTCACCTTACAGTTTCGCCGAAGTTCCACAGACACTACAGTCACATGACGCCCTCGCTGCTTCCCTACGAGCACGGAGACGGTCATCTGGAGGCGCTGCTGAGCCGGACGCAAGCGGACGCGGCGCTTTTGAAGATGAGCAGTGAGGACGGACGCTCGGACGAGGGAGCCGAAGGCTTCAACGACAAACTGATGATGGACACGCCCGTATCGCCAACGGCCGGAAAGATCGCAGCGGTCGCCGCCGAGAGCCAAGGACTCGGAATGACTTTCACAGAGTCGCCATGGGAAACCATGGAGTGGTTGGATCTGACTCCGCCCAGCTCCGCCACGGCCTTCCAAAACGGCCTGCCTCCCGCCGGACCGAGCATCTTCAACACGGAGTTCCTCGACGTCACCGACATCAGCTTGAACTCTGCCATGGATCTGCACTTGGATCACTGGTGAGGAGGAACggatggaagcttgtttccgccacggggtaaaaaacgttttaaaaagtaattgcgactttttcatctcacaattttgactttttcttgcaattcaaaaaaaaaaagtcagaattgatagATGTTAACTCGTGATTGTgacataaacttgcaattctgaggagaaaaacagaattatgagataaaaagcaaTTACCTTTCTTAGTTTATTCCGTGtcagaaaataaaacaagaattgcAAAATTGATGTAAacacagttctgagaaaaatgtttgaatttgggtttatatctcactattctgactttttcctcagaattgtgatataaactcgcaattgcaagttataaagtctgaattgagACACTCAATTctaggaaaaaagtcagaattttgcgattaaaaagtcacaattaccttttttattttgttattccttgtcagaaaagaaaacaagaattgcaagatattaaCTCggaattacaataaaaaatgtctgaatttgGGTTTATATCTCgatattctgactttttcctctgAATGGTGACAAACTCGcagttgcaagttataaagGCTGAACTGAGACACTCAGttctaagaaaaaagtcagaattgtgagataaaaagtcgcattttttattttgttattccgaggcggaaacaagcttccacaggAACGGGCCGGTATCACTTCAGTAAAGATGATGTTAGCAGTCAGGATTCTGGCTGTAATCAAGAGCATAGTGTTTTAATACTGTTTTATCATGGTCCATCAAAACTTGAATTGTTTTGACTATGGATTCTGGGGAAGAATGTTTTGATTACTGGAAACAGAAAGACGCTCCAAACCCAATTGGATTCAAGCAGGGACGTCCGTACCACCCTTTTGTAAATATACAATACTTTGTCTGCACATTTGTGGTGTGGGAAAAACACGTATTAATGCATCACACTAGTATATCACGTGTACTCTCTTGTGctattgtaaatattaattcACACTTTGCACCTTGAGCTTACGGTAGTCACACTTTTGAGAGCATTTCCTGTTCCTTCCCCGTCATCACCatgtcattaatttatttagaaagCGCAAACATTTGGTTTTTACACTTTATGTGAGagtattttcagaaaaaaacccATAAAATCTCAACTCTTCATAATCACTGGAGAATTTAACTGTATTTAGCACAATCAAGCCTTTTATTCTCTGGTcaaaagatcttttttttttatttaaaaccaaACGAATAAAGATGACTGTTTCATATTTTGCGAATATCTTTCCCCAAAGTCTGTTTtgcatgattattattattattattataattactgccacttctgttattttgaacattcgttagctctttttttagttgtttttataatgtttggATCTTTCTcttttgatgtatttatttcaatCTTTTCTTTCCATTggcatattttacatatttatgagacattcctttttattaaaaacaaaacagagtaAACACGGTTAAGAGCGATGAGGACACCTGTCTGAAAATGTTTACTATGGTATCAGGATCTGTCATTGAATCAGTTATTTGACGAATGACATCCACTGCTGATGTTTTCTGATGCACCCGAACAATTTTTGAACAGTTTTTAATGCTGTCTGATCCGTCCGTTAAAGTAAGTCACATTATATGAATCTAAAATGACGTTCTGACAATCAAACAGAAGCAATACATTGAGTGATTCCCGTCTTTACCAGCACTTGTGAAAAATGAAACCTAATATATAGATTCTAGAAGTTCAACTGTGAAAATGTTTCGTTCATTTTGTCTGTGGCAAATTTGGGCCCTGACttgttttttaatcttttgaaaTAAAGTCTTTAGTTACGAGATTTTCATACTGTTCactgaataaataatattagcTCACCAAAGCTCAAACTGTGAATagatttattttcttattttcatgaAACAGGTCAATGATGTTTGGTTTAGTTTTCAGTCTCTAATCATATTTCACGCCGCTTGATGCATTTGACTTCATGTACAGACTGTGTTTAGGATCTCTTCGTCGAGCCGTGAAGCTTTAAACACAATACGAATGAATCAGACAA from Ctenopharyngodon idella isolate HZGC_01 chromosome 12, HZGC01, whole genome shotgun sequence carries:
- the myocd gene encoding myocardin isoform X11, whose amino-acid sequence is MNAAKTHDSSMRKPDLHPSSHTQHKNVLQLRLQQRRTREQLADQGIMPPLKSPAAFHEQRKSLERSKTGDYLKHKIRSRPEKSELVNMHILQEPAGEGLAQDSQNKLKRARLADDLNEKIALRPGPLELVEKNIIPVHSTVKEAAMKVNHGKLPRQEDSYAFEEDSGSESLSPDRSEESLTENKSSGSTSPTLTGTDHGSQSKDGGAPNQEENMTNGQETPPIPVPALVKQSKVSEKNRHKKPKDIKPKVKKLKYHQYIPPDQKAERSPPPQMDSAYARLLQQQQLFLQLQILSQQKHQQHSHVQTQPQTQPSFSYQTLNQHKPSGEQTASCSSSSSSPVKSSYCSPSSISPVRPAPLPANLDDLKVSELRQQLRIRGLPVSGTKTALIERLRPFKDSSCASPSGSGDVSTATFPVTPTGSLSSYQSPASHGAGFYPFCSSGSTPPISPASSDLSVSGSLPDSFSDVTMSSPQFGLQPSPDDGLGLDAEKDKMLVEKQKVIEELTWKLHQEQRQVEELRMQLHKRKRDCPAPPQHMMHLQPPAQMQQFYGVSVKQEHVASSCPLSSKQMKGGCVGHCELQPAPHCLELPPSASPVGLSAFLSPQCSPQDSPVTKPSGSPQPSSPVQPYLLRDGCAHRPARNMQLQQKSVGQSVSCSYPSDQRSLQPLYTSPSENSLNPRGSSKTKSASMQQKMVRSQQMDELLDVLIESGVSPKFHRHYSHMTPSLLPYEHGDGHLEALLSRTQADAALLKMSSEDGRSDEGAEGFNDKLMMDTPVSPTAGKIAAVAAESQGLGMTFTESPWETMEWLDLTPPSSATAFQNGLPPAGPSIFNTEFLDVTDISLNSAMDLHLDHW
- the myocd gene encoding myocardin isoform X12; its protein translation is MTLLGSEHSVLIRSKFKSVLQLRLQQRRTREQLADQGIMPPLKSPAAFHEQRKSLERSKTGDYLKHKIRSRPEKSELVNMHILQEPAGEGLAQDSQNKLKRARLADDLNEKIALRPGPLELVEKNIIPVHSTVKEAAMKVNHGKLPRQEDSYAFEEDSGSESLSPDRSEESLTENKSSGSTSPTLTGTDHGSQSKDGGAPNQEENMTNGQETPPIPVPALVKSKVSEKNRHKKPKDIKPKVKKLKYHQYIPPDQKAERSPPPQMDSAYARLLQQQQLFLQLQILSQQKHQQHSHVQTQPQTQPSFSYQTLNQHKPSGEQTASCSSSSSSPVKSSYCSPSSISPVRPAPLPANLDDLKVSELRQQLRIRGLPVSGTKTALIERLRPFKDSSCASPSGSGDVSTATFPVTPTGSLSSYQSPASHGAGFYPFCSSGSTPPISPASSDLSVSGSLPDSFSDVTMSSPQFGLQPSPDDGLGLDAEKDKMLVEKQKVIEELTWKLHQEQRQVEELRMQLHKRKRDCPAPPQHMMHLQPPAQMQQFYGVSVKQEHVASSCPLSSKQMKGGCVGHCELQPAPHCLELPPSASPVGLSAFLSPQCSPQDSPVTKPSGSPQPSSPVQPYLLRDGCAHRPARNMQLQQKSVGQSVSCSYPSDQRSLQPLYTSPSENSLNPRGSSKTKSASMQQKEALSHSPRHLEPKSPTSSTVFCSSGSPASVSKRPPCYEDAVKQQMVRSQQMDELLDVLIESGEMPANAKEERPPVTKVVPHLTVSPKFHRHYSHMTPSLLPYEHGDGHLEALLSRTQADAALLKMSSEDGRSDEGAEGFNDKLMMDTPVSPTAGKIAAVAAESQGLGMTFTESPWETMEWLDLTPPSSATAFQNGLPPAGPSIFNTEFLDVTDISLNSAMDLHLDHW
- the myocd gene encoding myocardin isoform X7 — its product is MNAAKTHDSSMRKPDLHPSSHTQHKNVLQLRLQQRRTREQLADQGIMPPLKSPAAFHEQRKSLERSKTGDYLKHKIRSRPEKSELVNMHILQEPAGEGLAQDSQNKLKRARLADDLNEKIALRPGPLELVEKNIIPVHSTVKEAAMKVNHGKLPRQEDSYAFEEDSGSESLSPDRSEESLTENKSSGSTSPTLTGTDHGSQSKDGGAPNQEENMTNGQETPPIPVPALVKQSKVSEKNRHKKPKDIKPKVKKLKYHQYIPPDQKAERSPPPQMDSAYARLLQQQQLFLQLQILSQQKHQQHSHVQTQPQTQPSFSYQTLNQHKPSGEQTASCSSSSSSPVKSSYCSPSSISPVRPAPLPANLDDLKVSELRQQLRIRGLPVSGTKTALIERLRPFKDSSCASPSGSGDVSTATFPVTPTGSLSSYQSPASHGAGFYPFCSSGSTPPISPASSDLSVSGSLPDSFSDVTMSSPQFGLQPSPDDGLGLDAEKDKMLVEKQKVIEELTWKLHQEQRQVEELRMQLHKRKRDCPAPPQHMMHLQPPAQMQQFYGVSVKQEHVASSCPLSSKQMKGGCVGHCELQPAPHCLELPPSASPVGLSAFLSPQCSPQDSPVTKPSGSPQPSSPVQPYLLRDGCAHRPARNMQLQQKSVGQSVSCSYPSDQRSLQPLYTSPSENSLNPRGSSKTKSASMQQKQMVRSQQMDELLDVLIESGEMPANAKEERPPVTKVVPHLTVSPKFHRHYSHMTPSLLPYEHGDGHLEALLSRTQADAALLKMSSEDGRSDEGAEGFNDKLMMDTPVSPTAGKIAAVAAESQGLGMTFTESPWETMEWLDLTPPSSATAFQNGLPPAGPSIFNTEFLDVTDISLNSAMDLHLDHW